In Sulfitobacter sp. W027, a single window of DNA contains:
- a CDS encoding carboxymuconolactone decarboxylase family protein codes for MTDFTIHTAETAPEESRPLLETSQKTFGRIPGLHAVMAEAPALLEGYQQLHKLFAEKTSFDKDELTVVWQSVNVEHECHYCVPAHTGIAKMMKVDDAITNALRDETPLPNDRLEALRSFTLAAVRDRGNVDAAAVDAFLAAGFTKRQVLEVILGVSQKVMSNYTNHLAETPVDEPMKAFAWEKARKDAA; via the coding sequence ATGACCGACTTTACCATCCACACCGCCGAGACCGCCCCCGAAGAGAGCCGCCCGCTGCTCGAGACCTCGCAAAAGACCTTTGGCCGCATCCCCGGCCTGCATGCCGTGATGGCCGAAGCGCCCGCGCTGCTCGAGGGCTACCAGCAGCTGCACAAGCTGTTCGCCGAGAAGACCAGCTTCGACAAGGACGAACTGACGGTGGTCTGGCAGAGCGTCAATGTCGAACATGAATGCCATTACTGCGTGCCCGCCCACACCGGCATCGCCAAGATGATGAAGGTCGACGACGCGATCACCAACGCGCTGCGCGACGAGACACCGCTGCCGAATGACCGTCTCGAGGCGCTGCGCAGCTTCACCCTCGCGGCGGTGCGCGACCGTGGCAATGTCGACGCCGCGGCTGTCGATGCCTTCCTCGCCGCCGGCTTCACCAAGCGCCAGGTGCTCGAGGTGATCCTCGGCGTGTCGCAGAAGGTGATGTCGAACTACACCAACCACCTGGCCGAAACGCCGGTCGACGAGCCGATGAAGGCCTTCGCTTGGGAAAAGGCGCGCAAGGACGCGGCCTGA
- a CDS encoding response regulator: MTISSARNEGRVLVADDQKTNRMKMEFAVRNLGFDVETVASGTECLDKLKKQPFDIVLLDIVMPGIDGFEVLRIIKGDPTMRDIPVIVISSLEEMQDSVRAIELGADDFLTKPFNPVLLKARLGAGIERKRLRDKELEYLQQVDRLAAASGVIEQKDFDPSRLGLDDISQRDDQLGNLARVFLGMASEVYRREQNLRNQISLLKGGFLLLLLGACWGLVPSVSRIIMVDGLHPLGAVFWTLWISAGLMLAVSIVTGRHPGTSWPEIRRYMLLGLFGNALAQLFLLWAASEVSAMIISIILAAESFMVFIIAASLGFEAPSLKRFFGLCLGLACVVLIMVPGNEAGGVGGWVWMLIALLVPFCYAIEDIIVAAIPGGECDPIAVATGTIIAAACLMTPLTVLSGSFIPPEIALGDYGWALFLIAAISSFCSILLVYTIRTTGAVFASQAGYSMTAAGIFWSVLLLGESMSVWVWAALACLVSGLALVMPKQVEETAEARTVGQPSAT; encoded by the coding sequence ATGACCATTTCATCTGCACGTAATGAAGGCCGGGTTCTTGTCGCCGACGATCAGAAGACAAATCGGATGAAGATGGAGTTTGCCGTTCGAAACCTTGGGTTCGACGTCGAGACGGTCGCGTCTGGGACTGAATGTCTCGATAAGCTCAAGAAGCAGCCGTTCGACATCGTGCTGCTTGATATCGTGATGCCCGGCATAGATGGGTTTGAAGTGCTGCGCATTATAAAGGGCGATCCTACAATGCGCGATATTCCAGTGATCGTGATCTCTTCGCTTGAAGAGATGCAGGACAGCGTCCGCGCCATCGAACTGGGAGCCGATGATTTTTTGACCAAACCGTTCAACCCGGTGCTTCTGAAGGCGCGGCTGGGTGCTGGGATTGAGCGCAAGCGGTTGCGCGACAAGGAACTTGAATATCTCCAGCAGGTCGATCGGCTGGCAGCCGCTTCGGGGGTGATCGAGCAAAAGGATTTTGACCCGTCCCGTCTTGGCCTTGACGATATCTCGCAGCGTGACGATCAGCTTGGCAATCTCGCGCGCGTGTTTCTCGGCATGGCCAGCGAGGTTTATCGCCGCGAACAGAACCTGCGCAACCAGATCAGCCTGCTCAAGGGGGGCTTTCTGTTGCTTCTGCTAGGGGCCTGCTGGGGTCTCGTCCCCTCGGTGTCGCGGATCATCATGGTTGATGGGCTGCATCCCTTGGGTGCAGTTTTCTGGACACTCTGGATCAGCGCTGGATTGATGCTGGCGGTCTCCATCGTCACTGGGCGCCATCCGGGCACAAGCTGGCCTGAAATTAGGCGCTACATGTTGCTTGGCCTGTTCGGCAATGCGCTGGCGCAGCTGTTTTTGCTTTGGGCAGCCTCTGAGGTGTCGGCAATGATTATCTCAATCATACTCGCAGCCGAGTCCTTCATGGTGTTCATCATCGCCGCCTCTCTCGGGTTCGAAGCGCCCAGCCTCAAACGATTTTTCGGTCTGTGTCTGGGGTTGGCCTGCGTCGTATTGATCATGGTGCCCGGTAACGAAGCCGGAGGTGTAGGCGGATGGGTCTGGATGCTGATCGCGCTTTTGGTGCCATTCTGCTACGCGATCGAAGATATCATCGTCGCGGCGATACCTGGCGGGGAATGCGACCCCATCGCAGTGGCCACTGGCACGATCATCGCTGCAGCGTGTCTGATGACCCCCCTGACCGTGCTATCGGGCTCTTTCATACCCCCAGAGATCGCACTTGGAGACTATGGGTGGGCGTTATTCCTCATTGCGGCGATCAGCTCGTTCTGCTCCATCCTGTTGGTCTATACCATCCGCACGACAGGAGCGGTCTTTGCCAGCCAAGCGGGGTATTCTATGACGGCTGCAGGCATCTTTTGGAGCGTGTTGCTGCTGGGTGAAAGCATGAGTGTCTGGGTCTGGGCGGCGTTGGCCTGTCTTGTCTCTGGCTTGGCATTGGTTATGCCCAAACAGGTAGAGGAGACCGCGGAAGCCAGAACGGTCGGGCAGCCGTCCGCGACCTGA
- a CDS encoding response regulator produces the protein MKNLPILARIVFLSAVLLTFLVATNVFLSTQLVRNSEAISEGTQALDVLTHATAASTHFGELKYWLSDLSVSLLMRSENNATAAREALERDLAALEPFAPEQVAVIRAQIDPFVEQALLAVEAYTNDQRVLGNSLVAQGQSHITEIDAALGALVDDLEERAVAKSDAAFAEATRAVSLSTAVVIAATLIGGALTLWVVGSIRRPLRHLLKAMGQITSGNLAVDLPHAGRDEIGKMTQTLALFRDSLAERERLSQLREEADAEVLRSKQQLTEAIEAINEGFALFDADDRLVICNERYKDMYARIDLTIKPGLSFRKIADHVARSEIIEVQDIGAWVEKRIAQHTRPNGPFEQSRTDGTWMRISERPTAAGGIVGVFTDITKDKAREAQLEELVNSLEEARDLALKSTVAKSQFLANMSHEIRTPMNGVIGMSNLLMNTALNPEQMDFARTINDSAESLLTVINDILDYSKVEAGKLELERNAFDLRYCVESALDLVAMTAGRKGLDLAYYIEPTTPTTVVTDATRLRQVLLNLLNNAIKFTEKGEVVLTVGPDPDATAPEGVCALLFSVRDTGIGIPPERQDVLFESFSQVDASTTRRFGGTGLGLAISRKLVGLMGGRIWLESEPDQGTTFHFTLFAPVAEDAGQIDLNEARPDLDGKRVLIVDDNTTNLDLLSRQVKSWSMHPVALDSPEAALELVAAGRKFHVAVLDMHMPGMDGLELARRLRADAATRDMPLILLSSLGQASDQNRAALEPIGFAEVLSKPIKPSPLLNALVSVFAGKPMRVIEPMQQKSAPFDVTMAERLPLRILLADDNATNQKLGRMILKRLGYTSDVAGNGKEVLEGLKRQTYDVVLMDIEMPEMDGVEATRQIIADYPVEKRPAIIAVTANAMDGDRERFFEAGMSGYVSKPIRVEALVEALKDCRGAHKNEAQDDLPENITEFDPGALDVLLETIGGDREALDELVQSFLDEGPVLTLQIEAAAKDHDTEALRQAAHTLKSSATDFGASILSQHCREVEHLCRAGQLDEALPLAARIPQLYAAAETRLRQQQILQ, from the coding sequence ATGAAAAACCTGCCTATCCTTGCCCGTATCGTTTTCCTGTCTGCCGTCCTTCTGACCTTTCTGGTCGCGACCAACGTGTTTCTGTCTACACAGCTCGTGCGCAACTCGGAGGCCATTTCAGAAGGGACGCAGGCGCTTGATGTGTTAACCCACGCGACCGCGGCCAGCACCCATTTTGGCGAATTGAAGTACTGGCTATCTGATCTGTCGGTCAGTCTGCTGATGCGTTCTGAAAACAATGCGACAGCCGCACGTGAGGCATTGGAAAGGGACCTTGCCGCGCTCGAACCTTTCGCGCCTGAGCAAGTGGCGGTCATTCGTGCTCAGATCGACCCCTTTGTAGAACAAGCGCTATTGGCGGTTGAAGCCTATACCAATGATCAGCGCGTGCTGGGCAATTCCCTTGTCGCGCAGGGACAAAGCCACATCACAGAAATTGATGCCGCGCTAGGGGCGTTGGTCGATGACTTAGAAGAACGGGCGGTGGCAAAAAGTGATGCCGCCTTTGCTGAGGCTACGCGCGCGGTCAGTCTTTCAACCGCGGTGGTAATTGCGGCCACCCTTATCGGTGGCGCGCTGACCTTATGGGTCGTTGGTTCCATCCGCCGGCCGCTTCGGCACCTTTTAAAAGCGATGGGGCAGATCACCTCGGGCAATCTTGCAGTAGACCTGCCCCATGCGGGGCGCGACGAAATTGGCAAGATGACGCAAACGCTCGCGTTGTTCCGCGATAGTCTGGCCGAACGCGAGCGCCTGTCGCAGCTTCGTGAAGAGGCCGATGCCGAGGTCTTGCGCAGCAAGCAGCAACTGACCGAAGCAATTGAGGCCATCAACGAGGGGTTTGCCCTTTTCGATGCCGATGACCGGCTCGTGATCTGCAACGAGCGCTATAAGGACATGTATGCGCGTATCGATCTCACGATCAAGCCGGGGTTAAGTTTTCGTAAAATTGCCGACCATGTCGCCCGATCCGAAATCATCGAAGTGCAGGATATCGGGGCGTGGGTTGAAAAAAGGATCGCACAGCACACCCGCCCCAATGGCCCGTTTGAGCAAAGCCGCACCGATGGGACTTGGATGCGGATCAGTGAGCGGCCTACGGCAGCGGGCGGCATTGTTGGTGTTTTCACTGACATTACGAAGGACAAGGCGCGTGAGGCGCAGCTGGAGGAACTGGTCAACTCTCTCGAAGAAGCGCGCGACCTCGCCCTCAAGTCTACTGTGGCAAAGAGCCAGTTCCTTGCCAACATGAGCCATGAGATCAGAACGCCGATGAACGGGGTGATCGGCATGAGCAACCTGCTGATGAACACCGCTCTTAATCCCGAGCAAATGGATTTCGCCCGCACAATCAACGACAGCGCTGAAAGTTTGCTGACGGTCATTAACGACATTCTGGATTATTCCAAGGTGGAGGCCGGCAAGCTGGAACTTGAACGCAATGCTTTCGATCTGCGTTATTGCGTCGAAAGCGCGCTTGATCTGGTCGCCATGACAGCCGGGCGTAAGGGCCTCGATCTGGCATATTACATTGAACCTACCACGCCCACGACTGTTGTCACGGATGCGACCCGCCTGCGTCAGGTCTTGCTGAACCTGCTGAATAACGCGATTAAGTTCACCGAAAAAGGCGAGGTCGTTCTGACGGTCGGCCCTGACCCCGATGCCACGGCGCCGGAGGGCGTCTGCGCCCTTCTGTTTTCGGTGCGCGATACTGGTATTGGTATTCCGCCCGAACGGCAGGACGTCCTTTTCGAATCTTTCAGTCAGGTCGATGCCTCTACAACGCGGCGGTTTGGCGGCACAGGTCTAGGGCTGGCAATCAGCAGGAAACTTGTGGGCCTCATGGGGGGGCGAATTTGGCTCGAAAGCGAACCGGATCAAGGGACCACTTTTCATTTCACCCTGTTTGCACCTGTTGCGGAAGACGCAGGCCAGATCGACCTCAACGAGGCGCGCCCGGATCTGGATGGCAAGCGCGTGTTAATCGTCGACGACAATACCACCAATCTCGATTTGCTGTCGCGGCAGGTCAAGAGCTGGTCAATGCATCCGGTTGCATTGGACAGCCCCGAGGCGGCGCTTGAATTGGTGGCGGCGGGGCGGAAATTTCATGTTGCGGTGCTCGACATGCATATGCCCGGGATGGACGGCCTTGAACTGGCCCGCCGATTGCGCGCGGATGCAGCCACGCGAGACATGCCGCTGATCTTGCTCAGTTCGCTTGGACAGGCAAGCGATCAAAACCGCGCAGCGCTTGAACCCATCGGCTTTGCGGAGGTTCTGTCAAAACCCATCAAGCCTTCCCCGCTGCTTAACGCGCTGGTCAGCGTGTTCGCCGGAAAACCAATGAGAGTGATTGAACCTATGCAGCAGAAGTCCGCCCCCTTCGACGTCACCATGGCAGAGCGCTTGCCGCTGCGCATACTGCTGGCCGACGACAACGCTACCAACCAAAAACTGGGCAGGATGATCCTGAAACGCCTTGGTTATACTTCCGATGTTGCAGGAAATGGCAAAGAGGTGCTCGAAGGCCTGAAACGGCAGACTTATGACGTCGTTTTGATGGATATTGAAATGCCGGAAATGGACGGGGTCGAGGCAACTCGCCAGATTATCGCCGATTACCCGGTTGAAAAGCGCCCGGCGATTATCGCCGTGACAGCCAATGCCATGGACGGGGACCGGGAGCGGTTTTTCGAAGCAGGCATGAGCGGCTATGTCAGTAAACCAATCCGGGTTGAGGCCTTGGTCGAGGCCCTGAAGGACTGTCGCGGCGCACACAAAAATGAGGCGCAGGATGACCTGCCAGAGAACATAACAGAATTTGATCCGGGCGCGCTTGATGTCTTGCTTGAAACGATCGGCGGGGATCGCGAAGCACTCGACGAACTGGTGCAGAGCTTTCTCGACGAGGGGCCGGTGCTGACCCTTCAGATAGAAGCCGCTGCAAAGGACCACGATACCGAAGCGTTACGGCAGGCCGCGCACACACTTAAATCCAGCGCCACGGATTTCGGGGCCAGCATCCTGTCCCAACATTGCCGGGAAGTTGAACACCTTTGTCGCGCCGGACAGCTTGATGAAGCCCTGCCACTGGCCGCTCGCATCCCACAACTCTACGCAGCGGCGGAAACGCGACTGCGCCAGCAACAGATATTGCAATGA
- a CDS encoding thioesterase family protein yields MPAMISFRSVVDPSDCDFLGHMNVSRYFAACSDGVFAIQSEMGLTANDMRDGRQLSFAVVNAQSDFRSELSAGDAIRLESSVIEIGSKSMTFRHRLIRSDGEILAFETVFKCVLLNLETRRAVEIPDDVRETAAQWLKP; encoded by the coding sequence ATGCCAGCGATGATTTCATTTCGTTCTGTGGTTGACCCATCTGACTGCGATTTTCTCGGTCACATGAACGTGTCCCGTTACTTTGCAGCCTGCTCCGACGGTGTATTTGCAATCCAATCGGAAATGGGACTGACAGCGAACGATATGCGAGACGGTCGACAGCTCTCATTTGCCGTCGTCAATGCTCAGAGCGACTTCCGTTCTGAATTATCTGCAGGCGATGCGATAAGGTTAGAATCCTCTGTCATTGAGATCGGTTCCAAGTCCATGACGTTCAGGCATCGTTTGATCAGGTCAGATGGCGAGATCCTCGCCTTCGAAACCGTCTTCAAATGCGTTCTCTTGAACCTTGAAACGCGGAGAGCTGTCGAAATCCCAGACGATGTTCGGGAGACAGCAGCACAATGGCTGAAACCATAG
- a CDS encoding class I SAM-dependent methyltransferase, with protein MLDQLGDPHMTNAQSVSDHWGKGDVYARILDAMELAGIDRVSATIEDLAPVDHFHARGFPATVELADVLPIQKGDRLVDIGCGIGGPARYLAKRFGCYVDGIDITGPFVEAANRLSVLVGMEDMVKFRHGDGLQLPYDDEAFDGGYAQHVTMNVPDRDGFFGEAFRVLKPGAFFALTEHGLGEAGEPHHPVPWSEDGTGAHLMRPSDTVAALERAGFSQIKVTNTGEKYLQVYKAAIERAEKGQAPVFGVHILLGELAPQIVRNAARNIEEGRTHPVQIVCFKSK; from the coding sequence TTGCTCGATCAACTCGGAGATCCGCACATGACGAACGCTCAATCGGTTTCTGATCATTGGGGCAAAGGCGACGTTTATGCGCGGATCTTGGACGCAATGGAGCTTGCTGGGATCGACCGTGTGTCTGCGACCATAGAAGACCTGGCACCAGTCGATCATTTCCACGCACGGGGCTTCCCTGCAACCGTCGAGCTTGCCGATGTCTTGCCGATCCAAAAGGGGGACCGGCTCGTCGACATTGGCTGTGGCATCGGCGGTCCCGCCAGATATCTGGCCAAACGCTTTGGCTGTTATGTGGATGGTATCGACATAACTGGGCCCTTCGTTGAGGCAGCCAACCGGTTGAGTGTGCTTGTCGGGATGGAGGATATGGTAAAGTTTCGACACGGCGACGGTCTGCAACTCCCCTATGACGATGAAGCATTCGATGGTGGATACGCGCAACACGTTACAATGAACGTTCCCGACCGGGATGGCTTCTTCGGAGAAGCCTTCCGTGTGTTGAAGCCCGGCGCGTTCTTTGCGCTGACAGAACATGGGCTCGGCGAGGCCGGGGAACCACATCACCCTGTCCCTTGGTCAGAAGACGGAACGGGCGCTCATCTAATGCGCCCATCAGACACCGTCGCGGCGCTTGAGCGTGCCGGGTTCTCCCAGATTAAAGTTACGAATACCGGGGAAAAATATCTGCAGGTCTACAAGGCTGCCATCGAGCGCGCCGAGAAAGGTCAGGCCCCGGTGTTCGGTGTGCATATTCTCCTGGGCGAACTCGCGCCACAGATCGTTAGAAATGCCGCCCGGAATATCGAGGAGGGCAGAACCCATCCGGTTCAGATTGTCTGCTTCAAGTCCAAATAG
- a CDS encoding DUF3365 domain-containing protein gives MTVFIAQRGLATFLLLSLLVATTFSTRAQTGEDQELETALRLASLLREARAVIGSYQDVINDPTGKDKGLTGDFVLGIARDRYIEANSVPPLYDGQNPREAELIMAQMTAIREVMEDNQTTINSEGIAFKGFVPAVFGRLVNERFYQLVGDQAVIKVTAPPELVRNRKARPDAWEAGIISDLLMSEDWPKNDIFAAEAPFDNQPAFRVLVPEYYSAGCISCHGGPEGDIDVTGYPKEGGKVGDLGGVISISLMR, from the coding sequence GTGACTGTTTTTATTGCACAGCGTGGACTGGCGACCTTTTTATTGCTGTCGCTTCTGGTTGCCACAACGTTTTCTACGCGCGCCCAGACGGGCGAGGATCAGGAACTGGAAACCGCTCTTCGTCTGGCATCGCTTTTGCGCGAAGCGCGCGCAGTCATTGGTTCGTATCAGGATGTGATCAACGATCCGACCGGCAAGGACAAGGGTCTCACCGGAGACTTCGTTCTGGGCATCGCCCGCGACCGCTACATCGAAGCGAATTCTGTCCCACCGCTGTATGACGGTCAGAACCCGCGCGAAGCGGAACTGATCATGGCGCAGATGACCGCGATCCGCGAGGTGATGGAGGACAACCAGACAACGATCAACAGCGAGGGTATCGCTTTCAAAGGCTTTGTCCCTGCGGTGTTCGGGCGTCTGGTCAATGAGCGCTTTTACCAACTTGTGGGCGATCAGGCGGTGATCAAAGTGACAGCACCGCCAGAACTGGTGCGTAATCGTAAGGCGCGTCCGGATGCATGGGAGGCCGGGATTATTTCCGATCTGCTGATGTCCGAAGACTGGCCGAAGAATGATATTTTCGCCGCTGAAGCGCCCTTTGATAACCAGCCTGCCTTCCGGGTCCTGGTTCCTGAATATTACAGCGCGGGCTGTATATCCTGCCATGGTGGGCCCGAGGGCGATATCGATGTGACCGGCTATCCCAAGGAGGGAGGAAAGGTTGGGGATTTGGGTGGTGTAATTAGCATCAGTTTAATGCGGTGA
- a CDS encoding alkene reductase, translating to MTDRSPLFQFVKLGDLELPNRVLMAPLTRNRSEDDGTPVTMAETYYSQRASAGLILTEAAQVSAMGKGYIKTPGIYTQSHIDGWKKIVESVHANGGRIFLQLWHVGRISHSSLLPEGRAPVSSTDKAAEAMTYTHNGFEPTSKPEALTEAGIRETIADFVIGAKAAKEAGFDGVEVHAANGYLLEQFLMDGVNDRTDGYGGLPENRLRLVNEILDAVGEVWPANRIGIRLSPLGQFNDVHDSDPEAHFGYFIEELDKRGLAYMHMVEQAPGAETDADQTAVMERLRAKWSGFYIVNGGYDGDSAAHAVAEGHADAVTFGRPFIANPDLPKRLHLHAPLNEGDGDTYYGGTEKGYIDYPFLDEADTGKAA from the coding sequence ATGACCGATCGTTCCCCCCTGTTCCAGTTCGTTAAGCTTGGTGATCTGGAGCTTCCCAATCGTGTGCTGATGGCCCCCCTGACGCGCAACCGTTCCGAAGATGACGGCACCCCGGTCACGATGGCCGAGACCTATTACAGCCAGCGCGCGTCGGCCGGCCTGATCCTCACCGAGGCGGCCCAGGTTTCCGCCATGGGCAAGGGCTATATCAAGACCCCCGGCATCTACACCCAAAGCCATATCGACGGCTGGAAGAAGATCGTAGAATCCGTCCATGCCAATGGCGGCCGCATCTTCCTTCAGCTCTGGCATGTGGGGCGGATCAGCCACAGCTCGCTTCTGCCAGAGGGTCGAGCGCCGGTATCGTCCACCGACAAGGCGGCCGAGGCGATGACATATACCCACAACGGCTTCGAGCCGACCTCCAAGCCCGAGGCGCTGACCGAGGCAGGCATCCGCGAGACCATTGCAGACTTCGTGATCGGCGCCAAGGCGGCGAAAGAGGCCGGTTTCGACGGCGTCGAGGTGCACGCCGCCAACGGCTACCTGCTCGAGCAGTTCCTAATGGACGGGGTAAACGATCGCACCGACGGCTATGGCGGATTGCCAGAAAACCGTCTGCGTTTGGTGAACGAAATCCTTGACGCCGTCGGCGAGGTCTGGCCGGCCAATCGCATCGGCATCCGTCTGTCGCCGCTGGGACAGTTCAACGATGTCCATGACAGCGATCCCGAAGCGCATTTCGGCTACTTCATCGAAGAGCTTGATAAGCGCGGGCTGGCCTACATGCACATGGTCGAACAGGCTCCAGGGGCCGAGACCGATGCAGACCAAACCGCCGTCATGGAGCGTCTGCGCGCCAAGTGGAGCGGCTTCTACATCGTCAATGGCGGCTATGACGGCGACAGCGCGGCGCACGCCGTGGCCGAAGGCCATGCCGATGCGGTAACCTTCGGACGTCCCTTCATCGCCAATCCCGACCTGCCCAAGCGCCTGCACTTGCATGCGCCGCTGAATGAGGGTGACGGCGACACCTATTACGGTGGCACCGAAAAGGGATATATCGATTATCCCTTCCTCGATGAGGCCGACACCGGCAAGGCGGCCTGA
- a CDS encoding TetR/AcrR family transcriptional regulator — MGRQATYDRDKVLNSAMELFWARGFHNTSLKDLESALDMRPGSIYAAFGSKEALFRAALERYARDGRAGLDEIMRRAETPIAGLAAYVRLLGGIARKAMPSRACMLVKTLLETPDDAPELRKSAEDMMRAAEATFAGAFRAARDSGEIAPNSDPDVLAARLQSAIFGLRAYAQRSDAGDRVEKIAEEIARDLEGLRVELPPNS, encoded by the coding sequence ATGGGGCGACAGGCGACATATGACCGGGACAAAGTTCTGAACTCCGCGATGGAGCTGTTCTGGGCGCGCGGCTTTCACAATACTTCGCTCAAGGATCTGGAAAGCGCACTCGATATGCGACCGGGCTCGATCTACGCGGCATTCGGCTCGAAGGAAGCGCTGTTTCGCGCCGCGCTCGAACGCTATGCGCGTGACGGGCGGGCGGGGCTTGATGAGATCATGCGCCGCGCCGAGACACCCATCGCGGGGCTTGCGGCTTATGTGCGTCTCTTGGGCGGGATCGCACGAAAGGCGATGCCGTCGCGCGCCTGCATGCTGGTCAAGACGCTGCTTGAGACTCCAGATGACGCGCCCGAACTGCGAAAATCGGCCGAAGATATGATGCGCGCGGCCGAGGCCACCTTTGCGGGCGCTTTTCGCGCGGCGCGCGACAGTGGTGAAATTGCCCCAAATAGTGATCCGGATGTGCTGGCCGCCCGGCTGCAGTCGGCGATCTTCGGCCTTCGCGCCTATGCGCAGCGCAGCGATGCAGGCGATCGAGTCGAGAAGATCGCCGAAGAGATCGCCAGGGACCTTGAAGGACTGAGGGTGGAATTACCACCTAACTCTTGA
- a CDS encoding haloacid dehalogenase type II, with protein sequence MPDRHPLSAIVFDVNETLLDITTLEPLFRRLFGTAGVMREWFAELILYSQVMTLSGRYAPFGELAAGVLRMVGDNKHVTISDEDTAELGSLIGSMPTHADAKPALSRLRDAGFTLVTLTNSAPTSSPTPMEKAGIAEFFDQNFSVAELGKFNPHPDTYKMVAEHMNMEPTSLCMVACHLWDTIGAQSVGFKGAFIARPNNSILKATGVPIPNFSSDDLVDLADQIIAENRVIG encoded by the coding sequence ATGCCTGATCGCCATCCTCTCTCGGCCATTGTCTTCGACGTCAACGAAACCCTGCTCGACATCACCACCCTGGAACCGCTTTTCAGACGACTATTCGGGACGGCGGGGGTCATGCGCGAGTGGTTTGCCGAACTGATCCTCTATTCGCAAGTGATGACACTCTCCGGGCGCTATGCGCCGTTCGGGGAGCTGGCTGCCGGCGTCTTGCGCATGGTTGGCGACAACAAACATGTAACAATTTCCGATGAGGACACCGCCGAACTTGGATCACTAATCGGCTCCATGCCGACCCACGCGGACGCAAAACCCGCGCTGAGCAGATTGCGGGATGCCGGGTTCACTCTTGTTACTCTGACAAACTCAGCGCCAACATCATCACCGACACCAATGGAGAAGGCCGGTATCGCAGAGTTCTTCGACCAAAACTTTAGCGTCGCCGAGCTCGGCAAATTCAATCCACATCCCGATACCTACAAGATGGTTGCGGAACATATGAACATGGAGCCCACGAGCCTGTGCATGGTCGCCTGCCATTTGTGGGATACGATCGGAGCGCAGTCCGTCGGTTTCAAGGGAGCGTTCATCGCCCGCCCGAACAACAGTATCCTAAAGGCAACGGGAGTGCCGATACCCAACTTCTCATCTGATGATCTTGTCGACTTGGCAGATCAGATCATAGCGGAAAATAGGGTGATTGGCTAA